In Exiguobacterium acetylicum, the genomic stretch ACAAATCAAATTCATCGTTTGTTGCATCCTATTCTCCATTTCGTTCGTTCCAACCGATCCGTGAAATGCTACACTAGTTTTGCATGATTTCATTGAACACGAAGGAAGGTTTTAGTATGAAACAAATTCATCACATCTGTATTCAGACGACGGACTACGCTGCGTCTAAACAATTTTATGAACAGCTTGGGTTCTCCCTCGTTCAAGAGTCACCTGGTTTTCACGACCGCGCCTTTAACAGCTGGTTACGACTCGGTGATTTCTATATCGAATTGCAAACACCCAAATCGGGTCAGCCGTTCACCGATTATACGAAACAAGCAGCGGGTCCCGTCCATTTCGCACTTTACGTTGACGACTTGCAAGAAGAAGTAGCACGCTTGGAACGACTTGGGATGCCTTTCCTACCGAAACACGGCGGAAACATCTACTTCGTCGTCGATGGTCATCTTAGCAAATTAAAAGCACCCGAAGGAACAATCATCGAATTACGGGATACGTTTGCGATTCATGGTTGAATATTGAAAATACCTTCATTGATGATTTTTTATGAAAGAATCTAATAATAATTAAAAAGCTAACGATTTGTAATCTAAACATTTCTAGATCAAAATCGTTAGCTATACCTTTATTTGATTTTAATATGTTTTTGATTTTCTATAAAGGCACCATTTGATGCAATTACTTTTTTATACCAATCAAATGACGCCTTTTTTTGTCTTCGATTCGTTCCACTGCCATCATCATGACAATCTACATAAATATAGCCATACCGTTTTGCATATTCTCCGGAAGAAGCACTAACGAGGTCAATACAGCCCCAACTCGTGTAACCGATAAGTTCTACACCGTCTTGTATCGATTCGTACATTGCGCGTATGTGATCTGTTAAATAAGCAATTCGATAGTCATCTTGAATGTTTCCTTCACCATCCAATTTATCAAATGCCCCTAAGCCATTTTCGACGATGAATAACGGGAGTTGATAACGGTCATATAACTGATTCGCCGTTAAACGGAGTCCTTTCGGATCAATCGTCCATCCCCATTCCGATTGATTCAAATATGGATTTTTAACAGTCGGGAACACATTCCCCGCTGTCATCTTATCCAATATTTCTGGATCAGTACTGATACAGCGACTCGAATAATAACTAAAACCAATAAAGTCCACTGTGTGGTTGCGTAATAGTTCAATATCACCTGGTTCCATCTGAATTTCAATTCCAGCATCTTTCAATTGTCTTAATGCATAACCAGGATAGGCACCGCGAGCTTGTACATCAATGAAGAAGAAATTCTCACGATCACGTTCCATCGCTTTTTCGACGTCATCTGGGTTACAGGTATAAGGATATGTCATGGCTGCTGCCAACATACACCCAACCTGAAGATCCGGTTTAATCGTATGAGCAATTTCCACGGCACGCGCACTCGCTACCAATTGATGATGTGCTGCTTGATACTGAATTTGTTGCCGATTCTCTCCTTCAGCGAATACTAATCCAGCTCCCATATAAGGAAGATGGAACAACATATTTATTTCATTAAAAGTCATCCAATAACGAACTTTTGAATGATAACGGGATACGATCGTCTTCACATATTGTTCAAAGAATGTAACCATCTTTCGATTGCGCCAACTTCCGTAATGCTCTACTAAATGAACGGGGACATCAAAATGCGCCATCGTAACAACCGGTTCAATTCCATATTTCAATAATTCATCGAACACATCATCGTAAAACTTCAATCCTTGTTCGTTTGGTTGTTCTTCATCACCATTTGGAAAGATACGCGCCCATGAAATCGATAGACGAAGTGCTTTAAATCCCATTTCAGCGAATAACGCAATATCTTCCTTGTAGCGATGATAAAAATCAATCGCATCATGGGATGGATAAGTTAGTTCTGGGAGCGGCTCATAATGAGATAAGTCTCCTTTCATGACGGCTCTTCGAGTCGACCCATTAGGAATTAAATCAACGGAAGATAATCCCTTTCCATCGGATAAATAGGCACCTTCTGCTTGATTAGCAGCAATAGCGCCACCCCATAAAAAGTTTTTTGGAAATTGCATCGTCTCATCCTTTCTTATGCAAAAGCAGGTTTATTGTATTCACTTACTGAAATTTGATCTTGGTCAATCGTAATTTGTCGTTCTTCTGATAAATTCGTGAAAATCACAGGTGTGATGATGTCATAACCTTCCGCTTGAATCGATTCCATATCAAAAGTGATTAATACATCCCCTGGTTCGATTTTCTGGTCTTGTGTGACGTGTAATTCGAAGTGAGTTCCATCTAAGCGTACCGTATCAATCCCAACATGGATGAGGATCTCCATTCCGTCCTCTGACCGAATACCAATCGCATGTTTGCTTGCAAATATAGCAGTTACTTGTCCTGACACTGGAGCGATCACTTTTCCTTCAGTCGGAACGACTGCGAAACCTTGTCCCATCGCTCCACTCGCAAACACACTATCCGAAACTTTTTCGAGAGACACGATTTGACCTGACACTGGGCTTGGAATCGTCATCTCTGTTGATGGACGAACATTTTTTCCCACTTCTTTTTCGATCGGATCATCTTCAAATCCAAGGATGTATGTTAAGACCATTGATAAAAAGAAGGAGACACCGACACCAATTAACAACCCGTAAAACGCTGTCATACTATCTCCAATGAAGACTGGTAACGTCAATAATCCCGGAGGACCAGAAGCAACTGCTACACTTCCAAAATGTCCTACGATTCCTCCACCTACTGCTGCACTAATGACTGCTGCAATAAAAGGACGCTTTAAGCGTAACGTGACTCCATATACGGCAGGCTCTGTAATACCAAATAATGCGGTAATTCCCGTAGAACCTGCTAATGTTTTTAACTTTTTATTTTTTGATCGAAGCATGACACCAAATGATGCTCCTGCCTGTGCAAAAATTGCTGGTGCAGTTGCCGGTTTGATATAGTCATATCCTTTAGTCGCAATGTTATTGATGAAAATCGGAACAACTCCCCAGTGAATACCGAAAATGACGAGGATTTGCCATACACCGGCAATGAACGCCCCTGCTAAAATCGGATTAAATGCTAGTACCTTTAAAATAAAAGCTGCAATCAAGTCACCTGACGTAACGCCGATTGGTCCAAACACGATTAATGTCAATGGAACGATTGTAACGAGAGCAATCAAAGGAGTAACAAAGTTTTTAACACTCTCATGCACATATCGATTGAAAAATTTCTCAACATAACTCATAACCCAAACGGCAAGAATGATCGGAATGACTGTAGATGTATAGGACATCATCATCACGGGTATACCGAAGAATGTCGTCGCGACTGCTTCCGTCTTCAGTTGAATGATTGTCGGATAGATCAAGGCACCTGCTACTGTCATGGCAACAAATTGATTCGCACCAAACTTCCGCGCTGATGTAACCGCTAACAAAATAGGTAAGAAGTAAAAGAGACTATCCGCTGTAGCATTTAAGATGATATACGTTGTTTCAGTAGGAACTAACCAACCTGCATTCGTCGCAATCGCAAGTAACCCCTTTAAGATACCAGCTCCCGCCATGACACCAAGCAACGGCGTAAAGATACTTGAAATAATATCGATTGCTCGACCAAAAATATTTCCTTTTTCATTTGTTTCCCTAGATTCTGTTGACTCTTCCATCAGCTTTGTTTGTTTCCCAATTGCTTGATATACCTCAGGTACTGTATTCCCGACAACGACCTGAAACTGCCCTCCGCTCTCTTTTACAGCAATGACACCTTCTAATTTTTCAAGTTTTAATTTATCTGCCTTTGCTTTGTCTTTAAGTACGAAACGTAGTCGGGTCGCGCAATGAACAAGTGAACTAACGTTTTGTTCGCCTCCGACAGATTCAATGATTTCTTTTGCCAATTGATCGTATTTCATAAGACACCTCCATAGTTGATAGACACAAAAAGAAACCCAGATGAGAACAAGTTACGTATTTCATAGAAATACGCATTGCTTCACCTAGGTTTCGCCTGCTTGACCAGTAACAACCCTATTAGATAAATATATATTTATTAACCATATAATAACAACAATACATTAATATGTCAATCTTTCTTTTTTTCTTTAATCAATCTTGTAATATGAACCGTTAGGTATAATTTCTCTTCATCCGTCAACCGATAATCATACTTTGTCTGAATAAAGGAACCGATTTTTTCAGTGCAGACATAGGATTTTGGATATTGCATTTTCACTAGATCAAAAAGTGCACTCTCATCTCCTTCGTATTCAGTACGTGTCACGAGTCGTTGCGCAAAAAATTTTAAATGAGTAACAAAACGATGATAAGCGAGAGCATTCTCATCCCATTCTAGTGCAAAGTGATATTTTACAAGATTCAATACTTCTTGAATGACTTTTGTCATTGAAACGATGTTCGGCATTTCTTCATTTAATTCAGCATTCACGATATGAAGAGCTATATAGGCTGCTTCGTCTTCAGGTAGTACGATATTAAATTTTTCTTCAACCAGTTCAAGCGCTTGCAAACCAACATTAAACTCATCTTGGTATAAACGTTTAATCTCCCAAAGCAATACATTTTTGATCTCTAAACCTTTTTCATGACGTTCTAATGCAAAATGTAAATGGTCGGCAAGAGCGATATAGACAAGTTCATTGA encodes the following:
- a CDS encoding VOC family protein: MKQIHHICIQTTDYAASKQFYEQLGFSLVQESPGFHDRAFNSWLRLGDFYIELQTPKSGQPFTDYTKQAAGPVHFALYVDDLQEEVARLERLGMPFLPKHGGNIYFVVDGHLSKLKAPEGTIIELRDTFAIHG
- a CDS encoding 6-phospho-beta-glucosidase, encoding MQFPKNFLWGGAIAANQAEGAYLSDGKGLSSVDLIPNGSTRRAVMKGDLSHYEPLPELTYPSHDAIDFYHRYKEDIALFAEMGFKALRLSISWARIFPNGDEEQPNEQGLKFYDDVFDELLKYGIEPVVTMAHFDVPVHLVEHYGSWRNRKMVTFFEQYVKTIVSRYHSKVRYWMTFNEINMLFHLPYMGAGLVFAEGENRQQIQYQAAHHQLVASARAVEIAHTIKPDLQVGCMLAAAMTYPYTCNPDDVEKAMERDRENFFFIDVQARGAYPGYALRQLKDAGIEIQMEPGDIELLRNHTVDFIGFSYYSSRCISTDPEILDKMTAGNVFPTVKNPYLNQSEWGWTIDPKGLRLTANQLYDRYQLPLFIVENGLGAFDKLDGEGNIQDDYRIAYLTDHIRAMYESIQDGVELIGYTSWGCIDLVSASSGEYAKRYGYIYVDCHDDGSGTNRRQKKASFDWYKKVIASNGAFIENQKHIKIK
- a CDS encoding beta-glucoside-specific PTS transporter subunit IIABC; its protein translation is MKYDQLAKEIIESVGGEQNVSSLVHCATRLRFVLKDKAKADKLKLEKLEGVIAVKESGGQFQVVVGNTVPEVYQAIGKQTKLMEESTESRETNEKGNIFGRAIDIISSIFTPLLGVMAGAGILKGLLAIATNAGWLVPTETTYIILNATADSLFYFLPILLAVTSARKFGANQFVAMTVAGALIYPTIIQLKTEAVATTFFGIPVMMMSYTSTVIPIILAVWVMSYVEKFFNRYVHESVKNFVTPLIALVTIVPLTLIVFGPIGVTSGDLIAAFILKVLAFNPILAGAFIAGVWQILVIFGIHWGVVPIFINNIATKGYDYIKPATAPAIFAQAGASFGVMLRSKNKKLKTLAGSTGITALFGITEPAVYGVTLRLKRPFIAAVISAAVGGGIVGHFGSVAVASGPPGLLTLPVFIGDSMTAFYGLLIGVGVSFFLSMVLTYILGFEDDPIEKEVGKNVRPSTEMTIPSPVSGQIVSLEKVSDSVFASGAMGQGFAVVPTEGKVIAPVSGQVTAIFASKHAIGIRSEDGMEILIHVGIDTVRLDGTHFELHVTQDQKIEPGDVLITFDMESIQAEGYDIITPVIFTNLSEERQITIDQDQISVSEYNKPAFA
- the licT gene encoding BglG family transcription antiterminator LicT; this translates as MIIHQIFNNNVISVFDEAGRERVVMGKGIGFKRNSGQTILASDVEKVFYLDDAGNHERFKLLLQEIPEEIIVLTDDIVTIAKLTLGKKLNELVYIALADHLHFALERHEKGLEIKNVLLWEIKRLYQDEFNVGLQALELVEEKFNIVLPEDEAAYIALHIVNAELNEEMPNIVSMTKVIQEVLNLVKYHFALEWDENALAYHRFVTHLKFFAQRLVTRTEYEGDESALFDLVKMQYPKSYVCTEKIGSFIQTKYDYRLTDEEKLYLTVHITRLIKEKKKD